One window from the genome of Pseudalkalibacillus hwajinpoensis encodes:
- a CDS encoding alanine/glycine:cation symporter family protein: MNILDWLEKINGVLWGAPSLILLFGTGVFLTFILKGLQFRKLGYAFKLAFSKEKEEDSSAEGDVSNYKALMTALAATIGNGNIAGVATAITIGGPGAIFWMWIVGLVGMATKYGEALLAMKYRVKNDNGEYAGGPMYYVEKGLGSKWKWLAISFALFGAIASLGIGNSVQSNTIASVVDESFQIDGWVTGIILAALTSLIIFGGVKRISSVAGFFVPIMAVLYVVGALIIIVINIDAVIPAMKLIFTYAFSPISAVGGFSGVIVMEAVKSGVSKGIFSNEAGLGTAALIAGNAKADHPVKQALVAMTGTFIVTIIVCTMTALVLLITGFWDPTGGDLSGIVHDPNLEAGALTTAAFGSSLGLIGEYIVTFSVIFFGFSTIIGWYVYGYKCFEYLVGTKVTIYYGAVYVLACFVGTVANLTTVWAFADMANALMMIPNLIALLLLYKVIRSETDDYFNRYLVEAQMKKAS, translated from the coding sequence ATGAACATCTTAGATTGGCTAGAGAAAATTAATGGAGTTCTTTGGGGAGCACCAAGCCTAATTTTATTATTTGGGACAGGTGTCTTTCTCACATTTATTCTGAAAGGACTGCAGTTTCGAAAGCTGGGATATGCTTTCAAATTAGCATTCTCAAAAGAAAAAGAAGAGGATAGCAGTGCTGAAGGTGACGTTAGTAACTATAAAGCTCTGATGACAGCACTAGCTGCCACGATAGGAAATGGTAATATTGCAGGAGTTGCTACAGCGATTACAATTGGGGGTCCAGGTGCGATTTTCTGGATGTGGATTGTAGGTCTTGTTGGAATGGCAACGAAGTATGGAGAAGCTTTGCTTGCGATGAAATATCGTGTGAAAAATGATAACGGAGAGTATGCCGGAGGGCCGATGTATTATGTCGAAAAGGGACTAGGGTCAAAATGGAAGTGGCTCGCTATCTCGTTCGCTTTATTTGGAGCGATTGCCTCACTCGGAATCGGAAATAGCGTACAATCAAATACAATCGCAAGTGTTGTTGATGAAAGCTTCCAAATTGATGGGTGGGTAACTGGGATTATCCTTGCTGCACTTACTTCGCTCATCATCTTCGGTGGCGTAAAGCGAATTAGTTCTGTTGCAGGTTTCTTTGTTCCGATTATGGCGGTTCTCTACGTAGTTGGTGCACTCATTATTATCGTCATTAACATAGATGCTGTTATCCCAGCTATGAAGCTGATTTTTACATATGCCTTTTCACCTATATCGGCGGTAGGAGGATTTTCAGGTGTTATTGTAATGGAAGCTGTAAAATCAGGAGTTTCCAAAGGGATTTTCTCGAACGAAGCAGGACTCGGTACGGCTGCCCTTATTGCTGGTAATGCGAAAGCCGATCATCCAGTGAAACAGGCTCTCGTAGCTATGACTGGTACATTTATCGTAACGATCATTGTTTGTACAATGACAGCCCTTGTGCTCCTTATTACAGGATTTTGGGACCCAACAGGAGGAGACCTTTCGGGAATCGTGCATGATCCGAATTTAGAAGCAGGTGCTTTGACAACGGCTGCATTCGGTTCAAGTCTTGGTTTAATCGGGGAATATATTGTGACCTTCTCCGTTATTTTCTTTGGGTTCTCAACCATTATTGGTTGGTATGTATATGGTTATAAATGCTTTGAATACCTAGTAGGTACGAAAGTAACCATTTATTATGGGGCAGTATATGTTTTGGCATGCTTTGTTGGTACGGTTGCGAATCTAACTACTGTTTGGGCTTTTGCGGATATGGCAAATGCTCTGATGATGATTCCAAACTTAATTGCGTTATTATTACTTTATAAAGTCATTCGAAGCGAAACAGATGATTATTTTAATCGTTATCTTGTAGAAGCTCAAATGAAAAAAGCGAGTTAA
- a CDS encoding class F sortase — translation MKKVLLLVVGAIIWLVLAGYNNYAEPVTNTAVEQEQTNAELEVEEIEKPDVLSDEFLLLDDQKNKIEEAKESQNVQEGMEPVQVEIPAIDVKAPVENVGILENGQMGVPEDINKVGWFEPGFKPGTKGNAVLAGHVDSKTGPAIFFYLEKLSKGDEIILTDIEGEKMTFVVTGKERYPYNDSPIEKIFGPTDSRTLNLITCVGTFNRSKGTHEERLVVSTELKEDPSKEKEEADPNEVPDAPTNLSVSGNFLSWHAVRDENVVGYRIYKADAYGVYKQIESISNLERKSFSDPDASTSSYYVTSVNIFGNESAPSKKMTPEK, via the coding sequence GTGAAAAAAGTCTTATTGCTCGTAGTTGGTGCGATTATTTGGCTCGTTCTCGCAGGGTACAATAACTATGCTGAACCCGTAACGAATACAGCCGTTGAACAAGAACAAACGAATGCTGAGTTAGAGGTAGAAGAGATAGAGAAACCTGATGTGCTATCAGACGAATTTCTTCTTCTAGATGATCAGAAGAATAAAATCGAAGAAGCCAAAGAATCCCAAAACGTTCAAGAGGGAATGGAGCCTGTACAAGTAGAAATTCCTGCAATTGATGTTAAAGCTCCCGTTGAAAATGTCGGCATATTAGAAAATGGACAAATGGGTGTTCCTGAAGACATCAACAAAGTTGGTTGGTTTGAACCTGGCTTTAAACCAGGAACAAAAGGAAATGCTGTCTTAGCTGGGCACGTCGATAGTAAAACAGGACCGGCCATTTTCTTTTATCTTGAAAAGCTTTCAAAAGGTGACGAAATCATTTTGACTGATATAGAGGGAGAAAAAATGACGTTCGTTGTCACTGGTAAAGAACGATACCCTTACAACGATTCCCCTATCGAAAAAATATTCGGACCAACTGATTCACGCACGTTGAATCTTATTACATGTGTTGGAACATTTAATCGCTCAAAAGGAACACATGAGGAGAGACTTGTTGTTTCTACAGAGTTAAAGGAAGATCCGAGTAAAGAGAAGGAAGAAGCAGATCCTAACGAAGTTCCAGATGCTCCAACAAACCTTAGCGTTAGTGGGAACTTCTTATCATGGCATGCTGTGCGCGACGAAAATGTTGTAGGATACCGCATTTACAAAGCTGACGCATACGGTGTTTATAAGCAAATTGAGAGCATTTCTAACCTTGAACGTAAGAGCTTCTCAGATCCCGATGCTTCAACCTCCTCATACTATGTAACTTCTGTAAATATATTTGGAAACGAATCAGCTCCATCTAAAAAAATGACTCCTGAAAAATAA
- a CDS encoding GntR family transcriptional regulator, whose product MGEEFNPSKPIYLQLVDRISWEIIKGERKTGEKLPSVRDMAIQSGVNPNTVSRTYNELERMEIVETKRGQGTFVTEQKERLTELREQLKINHIQNFIDEMKQMGFSSEDMIEGIRTYVTNEKENQS is encoded by the coding sequence ATGGGAGAAGAATTTAATCCCTCAAAGCCGATTTACCTGCAGCTAGTGGACCGCATTAGCTGGGAGATTATTAAAGGGGAACGAAAAACTGGTGAAAAACTTCCTTCTGTAAGGGATATGGCCATTCAATCAGGAGTAAATCCAAATACAGTGTCGAGAACTTACAATGAACTGGAGAGGATGGAGATTGTGGAGACGAAACGAGGGCAAGGGACGTTTGTAACGGAGCAAAAAGAAAGACTGACCGAACTTCGAGAACAGCTCAAGATTAACCACATCCAGAATTTCATTGATGAAATGAAGCAAATGGGATTTTCCTCGGAAGATATGATTGAAGGTATTCGAACTTATGTTACGAACGAAAAGGAGAATCAATCATGA
- a CDS encoding ATP-binding cassette domain-containing protein: MITFENVSKRYLRKQALSDVNVRIPEGKIIGLVGSNGSGKSTFMKIIAGLVVPSEGKVMFNEEHVSRRSANKVAYLSELDAYYSFFTVKETIRFFASQFSDFNLEKAHDIVKFMEVDQDQKVKHLSKGNRGRLKIALTLARDVPIILMDEPLSGLDPMVRDSIVKSLLSFIDLEKQTVIITTHEVTEIEPLLETVIAIRNGKVLALEDVETIRERDRMRIVEWLKKLYQEEG; the protein is encoded by the coding sequence ATGATTACATTCGAAAACGTGTCTAAACGGTATCTTAGAAAACAAGCTTTATCGGATGTGAACGTGAGAATTCCTGAAGGGAAAATCATTGGCCTTGTTGGCTCCAATGGTAGTGGGAAATCTACTTTCATGAAGATAATCGCAGGTCTTGTAGTGCCTAGTGAAGGCAAAGTAATGTTTAATGAAGAACATGTTTCGAGGCGTTCGGCAAATAAAGTTGCTTATTTATCAGAGTTAGACGCTTACTATTCATTCTTCACAGTGAAAGAGACAATCCGCTTTTTTGCAAGTCAATTTAGCGATTTTAATCTTGAAAAGGCCCACGATATTGTTAAATTTATGGAAGTGGATCAGGATCAAAAGGTGAAGCATTTATCTAAAGGAAATCGTGGGAGATTGAAGATTGCTCTTACCCTTGCGAGAGATGTACCTATTATTCTGATGGATGAGCCGTTATCAGGTCTTGATCCGATGGTGCGAGATTCAATTGTGAAAAGTTTACTTTCTTTTATCGACTTAGAAAAACAAACGGTGATCATCACGACACATGAAGTAACGGAAATCGAACCATTACTTGAAACGGTTATTGCGATTCGAAATGGTAAGGTTCTCGCGCTCGAAGATGTTGAAACCATTCGCGAGCGAGATCGTATGAGAATAGTAGAGTGGTTGAAAAAGTTGTATCAAGAGGAGGGGTAA
- a CDS encoding ABC transporter ATP-binding protein, translating to MAVKPVVQIRDLTKVIGKKTIIDQLSFDVYPGEVFGFLGPNGAGKTTTIRMMVGLMRMTEGEVLIDGSSIKTDYENAIVKVGAIVENPEMYKFLTGYQNLVHYARMVKGVSKERIQEVIQLVGLQGRINEKVKGYSLGMRQRLGLAQALLHRPKLLILDEPTNGLDPAGIREIRQYLRTLAREENVAVVVSSHLLSEIELMCDRIGIIQAGKMVDVQRVNDFVQNDHAVMVSFEVDPVEHAVHAVKANFPDCEMEKSERKLTIKIEHELIPEVTAVLVEKGVRVYGIQSSVKTLEDVFLEVTGGEQVV from the coding sequence ATGGCTGTAAAACCAGTTGTTCAGATTCGAGATTTAACAAAAGTAATTGGAAAGAAAACAATCATTGATCAACTTTCATTTGATGTATACCCAGGCGAAGTGTTTGGTTTTCTGGGGCCGAATGGAGCAGGAAAAACAACAACAATTCGGATGATGGTTGGTCTAATGAGAATGACGGAAGGCGAAGTTCTCATTGATGGAAGCAGTATTAAAACAGATTACGAGAATGCGATTGTAAAAGTAGGAGCGATTGTTGAAAATCCTGAAATGTACAAATTTTTGACTGGGTACCAAAACCTTGTCCATTATGCTCGAATGGTCAAAGGTGTTTCAAAAGAACGCATTCAAGAAGTCATTCAATTGGTTGGACTCCAAGGTCGTATCAATGAAAAAGTGAAGGGATATTCACTTGGAATGCGACAGCGTCTTGGACTTGCCCAGGCACTGCTACACCGACCTAAGCTACTCATTCTAGACGAGCCAACAAACGGACTAGACCCCGCGGGTATTCGAGAAATCAGACAATATTTACGAACGCTTGCAAGAGAAGAAAATGTTGCTGTAGTTGTTTCTAGTCATTTATTATCCGAAATCGAACTCATGTGTGATCGAATTGGCATTATTCAGGCCGGAAAAATGGTCGATGTGCAGCGAGTGAATGACTTTGTTCAAAATGATCACGCCGTTATGGTTTCATTTGAAGTCGATCCAGTAGAACACGCGGTTCACGCTGTTAAAGCAAATTTCCCTGATTGTGAGATGGAAAAATCGGAGCGTAAGTTGACGATTAAAATAGAACACGAGCTTATTCCAGAGGTAACAGCTGTTCTCGTGGAAAAGGGCGTCCGCGTATACGGTATTCAATCCTCTGTGAAAACGTTAGAAGATGTGTTCCTGGAAGTAACTGGGGGTGAGCAAGTTGTCTAG
- a CDS encoding ABC transporter permease produces the protein MLHLIQNENMKIYRRVGTWVMIGLVVAAVLVAGIFTNMNASDETTNWRTDSENAIQQAEQTLKDSEGMPKAFKDSQERSIAINEYRLENDIPPLESDSIWSFMDSSTGIVSLISIFTIIIGAGVIASEYSWGTIKLLLIRPASRTKILASKFISTLLFALFSLVILYISSFIIGGLFLGFSAVDQPYLTYSGGEVAETSMAIHYIVEYALASVNLLMMVTFAFMLSSIFRSSSLAIGLAIFLMFTGSQLTFILSQYDWVKYILFANTDLSVYFDGSPIIESMTLGFSLTMLLVYFVLFLSLSWLLFTKRDVAS, from the coding sequence ATGCTACATTTAATACAAAATGAAAACATGAAGATTTATAGAAGAGTTGGAACGTGGGTGATGATCGGACTTGTGGTGGCAGCCGTACTTGTAGCAGGCATTTTTACTAATATGAATGCGAGTGATGAGACTACGAACTGGCGCACTGATTCTGAAAATGCGATCCAACAGGCAGAACAAACGCTAAAAGATTCAGAGGGAATGCCCAAAGCCTTTAAAGACAGTCAGGAACGTTCTATTGCGATAAATGAATATCGGTTAGAGAATGATATTCCCCCTTTAGAAAGTGATTCAATATGGAGTTTTATGGATAGTTCAACTGGCATTGTGAGTTTAATTTCCATCTTTACGATTATTATCGGCGCAGGTGTTATAGCGAGTGAATATTCGTGGGGAACCATTAAGTTATTGTTGATCCGACCTGCTTCACGCACGAAAATTCTTGCTTCTAAATTTATTTCAACGCTATTATTTGCGCTATTTTCTCTCGTCATCTTATACATTTCTTCTTTTATTATCGGCGGGTTATTCCTTGGTTTTAGTGCAGTCGATCAACCATACCTAACTTATTCAGGTGGGGAAGTGGCCGAAACGAGTATGGCCATTCATTATATTGTTGAATATGCACTTGCCAGTGTGAATTTGCTTATGATGGTAACATTTGCTTTCATGCTATCGAGTATCTTTAGAAGTTCCTCTCTTGCGATTGGATTAGCTATATTCCTTATGTTTACAGGGAGCCAACTTACTTTTATTCTTAGTCAATACGATTGGGTGAAGTATATCCTCTTTGCCAATACGGACTTAAGTGTTTATTTCGATGGTTCACCTATAATTGAAAGTATGACGCTCGGTTTCTCGTTGACCATGCTTCTCGTCTACTTTGTTTTGTTCTTGTCATTGTCATGGCTACTATTCACGAAACGTGATGTAGCATCATAA
- a CDS encoding DUF4349 domain-containing protein — protein sequence MRRWILLTCTSILLLAGCSSNNGSFSNESSDIATSTDQSTDENQGGNEREKEKNSSSIEKSETPALQQDRKVIFNANLSLTVEDLPKATAKIKDLTRTYKGYVVEESIASEEDSLFGSMTVRIPQSEFDSYLNEVEGLGKGAPQKSISGTDVTENYVDLTSRLKAKEAVQKRLESFLNEATKTEDLLAIFNELSRVQEEVEQLKGQINYLNNQSEYSTVTISLEQQKIIVPSIDKNEFQTLTEAKKMLMTTVNGLLSFFSTAAVLLIGLSPILVPLVLIGLFFLYRKRKKKNQKADQHT from the coding sequence ATGAGAAGATGGATCCTTCTTACCTGTACATCAATTCTTTTACTAGCAGGATGTAGTTCTAATAATGGAAGCTTTTCAAATGAAAGTAGCGATATAGCTACTTCAACTGATCAATCCACAGATGAAAACCAGGGAGGAAATGAAAGAGAAAAAGAGAAAAATTCGTCTTCTATAGAAAAATCAGAAACGCCTGCCTTACAGCAAGATCGCAAGGTAATCTTCAATGCAAACCTTTCCTTAACAGTTGAAGATTTACCTAAGGCTACTGCCAAAATCAAAGATCTAACTAGAACTTATAAAGGTTATGTTGTCGAAGAAAGTATTGCTTCAGAAGAAGATTCTCTCTTTGGATCAATGACCGTACGCATACCCCAATCTGAATTTGACTCTTATCTCAATGAAGTTGAAGGGCTTGGGAAAGGAGCTCCTCAAAAATCGATATCCGGAACCGATGTCACCGAAAACTACGTTGATCTTACCTCAAGGCTGAAAGCAAAGGAAGCTGTTCAAAAAAGACTGGAATCATTTCTTAACGAAGCAACCAAAACAGAAGATCTGTTAGCTATATTTAATGAGCTTTCCCGTGTACAGGAAGAGGTCGAACAGCTGAAAGGTCAAATAAATTACCTCAATAACCAAAGTGAATATTCGACTGTTACGATTTCACTCGAGCAGCAGAAAATCATTGTTCCTTCTATTGATAAGAATGAATTTCAAACGCTAACAGAGGCAAAAAAAATGCTAATGACAACTGTAAATGGGCTCCTTTCCTTTTTCTCCACAGCGGCTGTACTCTTGATTGGTCTCTCACCTATTTTGGTCCCGCTCGTTCTTATAGGATTATTTTTCTTGTATAGAAAGCGAAAAAAGAAGAATCAAAAAGCCGATCAGCATACCTGA
- a CDS encoding mechanosensitive ion channel family protein yields MHSILENANIIDIVITISVIIGLFLIRFLIKLWLTKRDKEENYPNGIRPAFLSFINWTTGYAILLFVLFYFSDNSWMFSQLFAIGSVEISLFLILIALFIITLANRFSKIATSFLMPPLYDRYSLDTGLQFTFNRVFHYTLMVIAVVISLTTVGIDLSALTVFAGVLGVGIGFGMQNIANNFISGLIILFERPIKVGDRVIINDVIGDIEKINMRATIIRTLDNERIIMPNSYFIEEQVVNHSYGDSRLRLVLPIGVAYGSDVELVRSLLLQVAVEEKENSMYVLETPPSFVNFLGFGDSSLDFQLFIWISSPKAAVETKSNLNFRINRILADHNVEIPFPQRDLHVRSLDAKVIDQLKKR; encoded by the coding sequence GTGCATTCAATTTTAGAAAATGCGAACATTATAGACATAGTCATTACAATTTCTGTAATAATAGGTCTATTCCTGATTCGATTTCTGATCAAATTATGGCTGACAAAACGAGACAAAGAGGAAAATTACCCAAACGGTATTCGACCAGCATTCCTATCATTTATTAATTGGACAACAGGGTATGCCATCCTGCTATTTGTTTTATTTTATTTTTCCGATAACAGTTGGATGTTTAGCCAATTATTTGCAATTGGTAGTGTCGAAATTTCGTTGTTTCTTATATTAATTGCACTATTTATCATTACTCTTGCAAATCGATTTTCAAAGATTGCAACTTCCTTTCTTATGCCTCCGCTTTATGATCGATACAGCTTGGATACAGGTTTGCAATTTACGTTCAATCGTGTTTTTCATTACACATTGATGGTGATAGCGGTCGTTATTAGTTTAACGACAGTTGGGATTGATCTAAGTGCTTTAACGGTCTTTGCAGGAGTACTTGGGGTCGGAATCGGTTTTGGAATGCAGAACATCGCAAATAACTTTATTTCTGGTTTAATTATTTTATTTGAAAGACCAATTAAAGTAGGTGATCGAGTGATCATAAACGATGTTATTGGAGACATTGAAAAAATTAACATGCGTGCCACGATTATTCGAACACTAGACAATGAACGGATTATTATGCCAAATTCGTATTTTATCGAAGAGCAGGTTGTGAACCACTCTTATGGAGACTCAAGATTGCGGCTCGTTTTACCAATAGGAGTGGCATACGGTTCAGATGTGGAGCTTGTGAGATCGCTATTGCTCCAAGTAGCTGTGGAAGAAAAAGAGAATTCAATGTATGTGCTTGAGACTCCTCCTTCTTTTGTGAATTTCCTTGGTTTTGGTGATTCATCACTTGATTTTCAATTATTCATTTGGATCTCGTCACCAAAAGCAGCGGTAGAAACGAAGAGTAATTTAAACTTCCGCATCAACCGGATTCTTGCAGATCACAACGTAGAGATACCGTTTCCACAGCGCGATTTGCATGTACGTAGTTTGGATGCTAAAGTGATCGACCAATTAAAAAAGAGATAA
- a CDS encoding response regulator transcription factor yields MQHVFVIDDEQNIRDILEKYLKKEGFIVSTFTDGAEVLSALETIEPDLLVLDIMMPNVDGLELLRRLRKYSYIPVIVVSARDEELDRILGLELGADDYLTKPFSPRELVVRIKNLFKRMNRLEKNHSSQEITVQNVRLNKKKRLLLVNEEEMPLTPKEYDVLAYLLQHPGQPFTRERLIEAIWGYQYVGDGRIIDDLVKRLRKKMSDANAQAKIATVWGYGYKIDEEV; encoded by the coding sequence ATGCAGCACGTTTTTGTGATAGATGATGAACAAAATATACGTGATATTTTAGAGAAGTATTTAAAAAAAGAAGGGTTTATTGTCTCAACCTTTACAGATGGGGCAGAAGTGTTAAGTGCTCTAGAAACAATTGAACCCGATTTATTAGTATTAGATATTATGATGCCAAATGTTGATGGACTTGAACTCCTTCGACGGTTAAGAAAGTATTCTTACATTCCCGTTATCGTTGTTTCCGCAAGAGATGAAGAGCTTGATCGGATACTAGGCCTTGAACTTGGCGCTGATGATTACTTAACGAAACCTTTTAGCCCTAGAGAACTTGTTGTGCGTATTAAGAATCTATTCAAACGGATGAATCGTCTAGAGAAAAACCATTCTTCACAAGAAATTACTGTTCAGAACGTACGTTTAAATAAGAAAAAACGACTGTTATTAGTGAATGAGGAAGAAATGCCTTTAACGCCGAAAGAGTACGATGTGCTCGCCTATCTCCTCCAACATCCAGGACAACCGTTTACAAGAGAGAGATTAATTGAAGCCATTTGGGGTTATCAATATGTAGGTGATGGTAGGATTATTGATGACCTTGTGAAAAGGCTACGTAAAAAGATGTCAGATGCAAATGCGCAAGCGAAGATTGCAACAGTTTGGGGGTATGGCTATAAAATCGATGAAGAAGTTTAA
- a CDS encoding sensor histidine kinase encodes MAIKSMKKFNIGTKLFLSYIVLIVVILLITTISFQYLFQEYLVRETREQLQKEGLQISQMLEDRQWKGENPPNGLLDRRRIEMAGNLISSQFIIYNANEKAIYSNVDEVVRIDYEENKGKLYVTEEVPISLSREQVGSIVLFTKVESLEGFNRIIQQSQAVSLLVSAAVAVLLAAIMQKGIAGPIRLLANHMREFTMRNEQPPLTLKTKDEINELAKTFQELTEQLRKNDFDQKEFLQNASHELKTPLMAIQGNAEGILDEVIVGEDVEYSLEVIVKETQRLKKIVQDISYLTRLETVDESFTYEVVDLHHVLMEVITAVKPLAHQRQIEVRYDTDHTIDLKMDSDKMKQAFMNIFGNALRFASSVIEVHVHQDNRQVYIEVEDDGKGFGENPERVFERFYTGDKSGSGIGLSITKTIVEKHNGNIYAEDNKKGGRIVISIPFQS; translated from the coding sequence ATGGCTATAAAATCGATGAAGAAGTTTAATATCGGTACCAAATTGTTTCTTAGTTATATCGTTCTTATTGTTGTTATTCTGCTTATTACTACTATTTCATTTCAATATTTATTTCAAGAATATCTTGTGCGCGAAACGAGAGAACAGCTGCAAAAAGAGGGATTGCAAATTAGTCAGATGCTCGAAGATCGACAGTGGAAGGGCGAAAATCCACCTAATGGGTTACTTGATCGCAGAAGAATTGAAATGGCAGGCAATTTAATCTCATCTCAATTTATAATTTATAATGCAAACGAGAAGGCAATTTATTCGAATGTCGATGAAGTGGTTCGAATTGATTATGAAGAAAACAAAGGAAAATTATATGTTACAGAGGAAGTGCCAATTAGTCTTTCACGAGAGCAAGTTGGCAGTATTGTGCTATTTACGAAGGTAGAAAGTCTTGAAGGTTTCAATCGGATTATTCAGCAATCACAGGCTGTTAGTCTTTTAGTATCTGCTGCTGTTGCCGTGCTCCTTGCTGCTATTATGCAGAAAGGAATAGCGGGGCCAATTCGATTACTTGCCAATCACATGAGGGAATTTACGATGCGCAATGAACAACCCCCGTTGACGCTTAAAACAAAGGATGAAATCAATGAACTTGCTAAGACATTTCAAGAACTAACGGAGCAACTTCGAAAAAATGATTTTGATCAGAAGGAATTCCTTCAAAATGCGTCTCATGAATTAAAAACACCTCTAATGGCCATTCAAGGGAATGCGGAAGGGATTCTAGATGAAGTAATCGTAGGAGAGGACGTCGAGTATAGTCTTGAAGTGATTGTGAAAGAAACGCAGCGTTTAAAAAAGATCGTGCAGGACATTTCTTATTTAACTAGGTTAGAAACAGTAGATGAATCTTTTACTTATGAAGTAGTCGATCTTCATCACGTGTTGATGGAAGTCATCACTGCGGTAAAACCACTTGCACATCAACGGCAAATAGAGGTAAGGTATGACACTGATCATACCATAGACCTTAAGATGGACAGTGATAAAATGAAGCAAGCTTTTATGAATATTTTCGGTAATGCCCTTCGATTCGCTTCATCCGTTATAGAAGTACATGTCCACCAAGATAATCGTCAAGTTTATATTGAGGTTGAAGATGATGGTAAAGGCTTTGGCGAGAATCCAGAGCGCGTATTTGAACGATTTTATACAGGTGACAAGTCAGGTTCTGGCATTGGTCTATCGATTACGAAAACAATAGTAGAAAAGCATAATGGTAACATTTACGCCGAAGACAATAAAAAGGGAGGAAGGATCGTGATCTCGATTCCTTTTCAATCGTAG